A stretch of Aeromicrobium tamlense DNA encodes these proteins:
- a CDS encoding acyltransferase family protein, translated as MRTDIQALRALAVTVVVAFHLWPSRVSGGYVGVDVFFVISGYLITLHLAQRPPTSIAGLADFWARRVRRLIPAAAVVLVATVVASRLWLPATQFADIGRQVVGSALYVQNWVLADSATDYLAAENAPTPVQHYWSLSIEEQFYLFWPILIAAVLAFRRAWLPLVTVAVFAASLAWSIRLTDIDPGAAYFVTPARVWELLLGALVAIAVHRGVTLPRWRGPVALVGLAMITYAVFWFDRATAFPGSAALVPTVGAALVLLAAVDTRGPWEARSIQLVGDWSYPIYLWHWPLVVITPLALGVDKTLRTDAVVLVLTIVLSGLTVRFIERPLRFHPYLVARKRATFAMLAASTALTCGAAWALTAAPDGTEDSGLAMTPVDAKADQPAVYPDDCWASAPFTTHPVCHYGDEDSDQRVALIGNSHAGHWQPALDEVATERGWALDTYLASQCYTVDLDIAFPNPKSTRNCRAWNAESLQRIIDSDPSLVVISNRTRTLPLAGLEQPEADRVAQAAYADTLDTLTDEGIPVLVIRDTPAAAGSVPDCVALNADDPAVCERPRDEAVEPDPLAAAGRADDSGLVSVLDVTDRLCDDETCRFVVGDQIAYFDHGHLTATFSRELAPEVDEAARKAIRSAA; from the coding sequence GTGCGCACCGACATCCAGGCCCTGCGCGCGCTGGCGGTCACCGTCGTGGTGGCGTTCCACCTGTGGCCAAGCCGGGTCTCGGGCGGCTACGTCGGCGTCGACGTCTTCTTCGTCATCTCGGGCTACCTGATCACGCTGCACCTCGCGCAGCGGCCGCCCACGTCGATCGCCGGACTCGCCGACTTCTGGGCCCGCCGTGTGCGCCGCCTCATCCCGGCCGCCGCGGTCGTCCTCGTGGCCACCGTCGTCGCGTCGCGGCTGTGGCTGCCCGCCACACAGTTCGCCGACATCGGCCGTCAGGTCGTCGGCTCGGCGCTCTACGTGCAGAACTGGGTGCTGGCCGACTCGGCCACCGACTACCTCGCCGCCGAGAACGCGCCGACGCCCGTCCAGCACTACTGGTCGCTGAGCATCGAGGAGCAGTTCTACCTCTTCTGGCCGATCCTGATCGCCGCCGTCCTGGCGTTCCGTCGCGCGTGGCTGCCGCTCGTCACGGTCGCCGTGTTCGCGGCCTCGCTGGCGTGGAGCATCCGGCTGACCGACATCGATCCCGGCGCCGCCTACTTCGTCACCCCGGCCCGCGTCTGGGAGCTGCTGCTGGGCGCGCTCGTGGCGATCGCGGTGCACCGCGGTGTCACCCTCCCCCGCTGGCGCGGACCCGTGGCGCTCGTCGGCCTCGCGATGATCACGTACGCCGTCTTCTGGTTCGACCGCGCCACCGCGTTCCCGGGCTCGGCCGCCCTCGTCCCCACCGTCGGCGCCGCGCTCGTCCTGCTCGCGGCAGTGGACACGCGAGGCCCGTGGGAGGCCCGCTCGATCCAGCTCGTGGGCGACTGGTCGTACCCGATCTACCTGTGGCACTGGCCGCTCGTGGTGATCACGCCCCTCGCGCTCGGCGTCGACAAGACGCTGCGCACCGATGCGGTCGTCCTGGTCCTGACGATCGTCCTGTCGGGCCTCACCGTCCGCTTCATCGAGCGTCCGCTGCGGTTCCACCCGTATCTCGTCGCCCGCAAGCGCGCCACGTTCGCGATGCTCGCGGCCTCCACGGCGCTCACGTGCGGCGCCGCGTGGGCACTGACGGCGGCGCCGGACGGCACCGAGGACAGCGGCCTGGCGATGACGCCGGTCGATGCAAAGGCCGACCAGCCCGCCGTCTACCCCGACGACTGCTGGGCCAGCGCCCCGTTCACGACGCACCCGGTCTGCCACTACGGCGACGAGGACTCCGACCAGCGGGTCGCGCTGATCGGCAACTCGCACGCCGGGCACTGGCAGCCCGCGCTGGACGAGGTAGCCACCGAGCGCGGGTGGGCGCTCGACACCTACCTCGCGTCGCAGTGCTACACCGTCGACCTGGACATCGCGTTCCCGAACCCGAAGTCCACACGCAACTGCCGCGCCTGGAACGCCGAGAGCCTGCAGCGGATCATCGACTCCGACCCGAGCCTCGTCGTGATCTCGAACCGCACCCGCACGCTGCCGCTGGCGGGCCTCGAGCAGCCCGAGGCCGACCGTGTCGCCCAGGCCGCGTACGCCGACACCCTCGACACGCTGACCGACGAGGGCATCCCGGTGCTGGTCATCCGCGACACCCCGGCCGCGGCGGGCAGCGTGCCCGACTGCGTGGCGCTCAACGCCGACGACCCCGCCGTGTGCGAGCGCCCGCGCGACGAGGCCGTGGAGCCCGATCCGCTGGCCGCCGCCGGGCGCGCCGACGACTCGGGCCTGGTCTCGGTCCTCGACGTCACCGACCGCCTGTGCGACGACGAGACCTGCCGGTTCGTCGTGGGCGACCAGATCGCGTACTTCGACCACGGCCACCTGACGGCGACGTTCTCGCGCGAGCTGGCGCCCGAGGTCGACGAGGCGGCCCGGAAGGCGATCCGCTCGGCCGCCTAG
- a CDS encoding CDP-glycerol glycerophosphotransferase family protein encodes MAPRIPAALRARLARVKRAVTRGDDAAPPIVDAVRVAVDADGRVTLAGTARDGMVVDAVTLQVRGGGAKVKVPASGRAEFAVTADVPDRAPTSSHSIDVQLHLKSAAGKKVTRRLTAGPGDRSAIVSEIGETRERPVWWYATRDGYLSIRVGVQRIPKILTKVTAVRGSAHGFAFEADLITMHADGRNAELEVTVRATEFAHRLPLQVGAGTRDPLSREITHPIAGAIDVTALVAAGMPANEQSVDIAVVVDGNDGTPLRRGLAVPGDLRGFRRLKPLTGSDEGFTQVLVPFLTFKSKNLSFARELFTRDAHRYLTRLRRLGPLWTVIRAFSSVWVVGETPYKAQDAGFHLFRWVRQQHPGRRAYYVITEDSPERANVDPLGNVVTVRSREHIRACFMARRFVTTHNASFVLATSDRRAVRWMRGNRVFLQHGVLGTKNMAETYGRLSPAFHTDFVHVSSPRERELMINDLRYRPQQVRVTGLSRFDRLLEPTEQPPRGILVIPTWRDWLSRPAAFEESEFLERWRAFLTSEPIRQAIAEGLPVTVILHPNMRFFGDALAVEGATVLRQGDVDVQTLLRSHAAMVTDYSSVGFDFSFQGRPVFYHQFDRQRFLGKRPSHLDLDLDLPGDVFREVEPLAEAVVASWRAGFPQDAEHARRSALFLEPATGSYSEQVFESVRTARSAWVPLWRLRDSSYGRRTYRAFRKGRLFQPSMKAIAAVGRMLPRRDLVVLESDTGRAVADSPRAIYEELVCRGAPFRYVWSTRSTFRPLDVTTRKVEPGSPAFHWHLSRARYWVNNQNFGPVVKPAKGTTYLQTWHGTPLKRMQYDAVSTTGRAPGYLERVSAKTATWSMLLSPSPYATEAFRSAFRYEGRVLEAGYPRNDVLARDAKEVGEVTRRRLGLRPEDRVVLYAPTFRDDVKQGKQFVWDGALEWEPLVEGLDEDTVILVRRHSVVRGSLKIPPELAHRVLNVSSYPDMQDLLCVADVLVTDYSSVMFDYAILDRPIVLFCYDLAHYRDDLRGFYLDFEAEAPGPIVATQEELRAALLEAEGHGDAYATRRHEFRQRFAPLDDGHAAERVVDEVFGS; translated from the coding sequence GTGGCACCACGGATTCCCGCAGCCCTGAGGGCGCGACTGGCCCGCGTCAAGCGTGCCGTCACCCGCGGCGACGACGCGGCCCCGCCGATCGTCGACGCGGTCCGGGTCGCGGTGGACGCCGACGGTCGGGTCACTCTCGCAGGCACCGCCCGGGACGGGATGGTCGTCGACGCCGTGACGCTGCAGGTCCGCGGCGGGGGCGCGAAGGTCAAGGTCCCCGCGAGCGGCCGCGCCGAGTTCGCGGTCACGGCCGACGTGCCCGACCGCGCGCCCACCAGCTCCCACTCGATCGACGTCCAGCTGCACCTGAAGAGCGCCGCGGGCAAGAAGGTCACCCGCCGGCTCACGGCGGGCCCGGGCGACCGGTCCGCGATCGTCTCCGAGATCGGCGAGACCCGCGAGCGCCCGGTCTGGTGGTACGCCACCCGCGACGGCTACCTGTCGATCCGCGTGGGCGTGCAGCGCATCCCGAAGATCCTCACGAAGGTCACCGCGGTGCGCGGCTCGGCCCATGGCTTCGCGTTCGAGGCCGACCTGATCACGATGCACGCGGACGGTCGGAACGCCGAGCTCGAGGTCACGGTCCGTGCCACCGAGTTCGCCCACCGGCTGCCGCTGCAGGTCGGCGCGGGCACCCGCGATCCGCTGAGCCGTGAGATCACGCACCCGATCGCGGGCGCCATCGACGTCACTGCCCTCGTGGCCGCCGGGATGCCCGCGAACGAGCAGTCGGTCGACATCGCCGTGGTCGTGGACGGCAACGACGGCACGCCCCTGCGCCGCGGTCTCGCCGTGCCGGGCGACCTGCGCGGCTTCCGCCGACTGAAGCCGCTCACGGGCTCGGACGAGGGCTTCACGCAGGTCCTCGTGCCGTTCCTGACCTTCAAGTCCAAGAACCTGTCGTTCGCCCGCGAGCTCTTCACCCGCGACGCCCACCGCTACCTCACGCGGCTGCGACGGCTCGGCCCGCTGTGGACCGTGATCCGCGCGTTCTCGTCGGTGTGGGTGGTGGGGGAGACCCCGTACAAGGCGCAGGACGCCGGGTTCCACCTCTTCCGCTGGGTCCGGCAGCAGCACCCCGGCCGGCGGGCCTACTACGTCATCACCGAGGACAGCCCCGAGCGCGCCAACGTCGACCCGCTCGGGAACGTCGTCACGGTGCGCTCCCGCGAGCACATCCGCGCGTGCTTCATGGCGCGTCGCTTCGTCACGACGCACAACGCGAGCTTCGTGCTGGCCACGTCCGACCGCCGCGCGGTCCGGTGGATGCGCGGCAACCGCGTGTTCCTCCAGCACGGCGTGCTCGGCACGAAGAACATGGCCGAGACGTACGGCCGCCTCAGCCCGGCGTTCCACACCGACTTCGTCCACGTCAGCTCCCCGCGCGAGCGCGAGCTGATGATCAACGACCTCCGGTACCGGCCGCAGCAGGTGCGCGTCACGGGCCTGAGCCGCTTCGACCGCCTCCTCGAGCCCACGGAGCAGCCGCCGCGCGGCATCCTCGTGATCCCCACGTGGCGCGACTGGCTGAGTCGCCCGGCCGCGTTCGAGGAGAGCGAGTTCCTGGAGCGCTGGCGCGCCTTCCTGACCTCCGAGCCGATCCGGCAGGCGATCGCCGAGGGCCTGCCGGTCACGGTGATCCTGCATCCGAACATGCGCTTCTTCGGCGATGCGCTCGCCGTCGAGGGCGCCACCGTCCTGCGCCAGGGCGACGTGGACGTGCAGACCCTGCTGCGCAGCCACGCGGCGATGGTCACCGACTACTCCTCGGTGGGCTTCGACTTCAGCTTCCAGGGCCGCCCGGTCTTCTACCACCAGTTCGACCGGCAGCGCTTCCTCGGCAAGAGGCCGTCCCACCTCGACCTCGACCTCGACCTGCCGGGCGACGTCTTCCGCGAGGTCGAGCCGCTCGCCGAGGCCGTGGTCGCCTCGTGGCGCGCCGGCTTCCCGCAGGACGCCGAGCACGCCCGCCGCAGCGCGCTGTTCCTCGAGCCCGCCACGGGTTCCTACAGCGAGCAGGTCTTCGAGTCCGTCCGCACCGCGCGCTCCGCGTGGGTGCCGCTGTGGCGTCTGCGCGACTCGTCGTACGGCCGCCGCACGTACCGCGCGTTCCGCAAGGGCCGACTCTTCCAGCCGTCGATGAAGGCGATCGCGGCCGTGGGCCGGATGCTGCCACGCCGCGACCTCGTGGTCCTCGAGAGCGACACCGGCCGGGCCGTCGCCGACAGCCCGCGCGCGATCTACGAGGAGCTGGTCTGTCGCGGTGCCCCGTTCCGCTACGTGTGGAGCACCCGCAGCACCTTCCGTCCGCTCGACGTCACGACGCGCAAGGTCGAGCCGGGCTCGCCCGCGTTCCACTGGCACCTGTCCCGCGCCCGGTACTGGGTCAACAACCAGAACTTCGGCCCGGTCGTGAAGCCGGCGAAGGGCACCACCTACCTCCAGACGTGGCATGGCACCCCGCTCAAGCGGATGCAGTACGACGCGGTCTCCACCACGGGCCGCGCCCCGGGCTACCTCGAGCGCGTCTCGGCCAAGACCGCCACGTGGTCGATGCTGCTGTCGCCGAGCCCGTACGCGACGGAGGCGTTCCGCTCGGCGTTCCGCTACGAGGGACGCGTCCTCGAGGCCGGCTACCCGCGCAACGACGTGCTGGCCCGCGATGCGAAGGAGGTCGGCGAGGTCACCCGCCGCCGTCTCGGCCTGCGTCCCGAGGACCGTGTCGTGCTCTACGCGCCCACGTTCCGCGACGACGTCAAGCAGGGCAAGCAGTTCGTGTGGGACGGCGCGCTCGAGTGGGAGCCGCTCGTCGAGGGCCTCGACGAGGACACGGTGATCCTCGTGCGTCGCCACAGCGTCGTGCGAGGCTCGCTGAAGATCCCGCCGGAGCTCGCGCACCGGGTGCTCAACGTCTCGAGCTACCCCGACATGCAGGACCTGCTGTGCGTCGCCGACGTGCTCGTCACGGACTACTCGTCGGTGATGTTCGACTACGCGATCCTCGACCGGCCGATCGTGTTGTTCTGCTACGACCTGGCGCACTACCGCGACGACCTGCGCGGCTTCTACCTCGACTTCGAGGCCGAGGCGCCGGGACCGATCGTGGCCACGCAGGAGGAGCTGCGCGCGGCGCTGCTCGAGGCCGAGGGCCACGGCGACGCCTACGCGACCCGTCGCCACGAGTTCCGGCAGCGGTTCGCCCCGCTCGACGACGGTCACGCCGCCGAGCGCGTCGTGGACGAGGTCTTCGGCTCCTAG